One segment of Paenibacillus rhizovicinus DNA contains the following:
- the map gene encoding type I methionyl aminopeptidase: MIQYKTKEEIERIRKAGRIVAACHREIARRLRPGVTTLEIDRFAEAYLSGNGAKPAQKGYKGYPFATCASVNEVVCHGFPRNIPLREGEIVTIDMVAELDGWMADSAWTYPVGRVNPDMARLLEATKFALFQGIAQATSGKRLGDIGAAVQAVAERENYGIVEAFIGHGIGRRMHEDPQVHHTGKAGTGRKLREGMVITVEPIFVTGKPHISVDADGWTARTFDGSWGAQFEHTIAVTGDGPVVLTG; this comes from the coding sequence ATGATTCAATACAAAACGAAAGAAGAGATCGAGCGCATACGCAAGGCGGGGCGCATCGTAGCGGCTTGCCATCGCGAGATCGCCCGGCGGCTAAGGCCGGGCGTGACGACGCTTGAGATCGACCGATTCGCGGAAGCGTATTTGAGCGGAAACGGCGCGAAGCCGGCCCAGAAAGGGTACAAAGGCTACCCGTTCGCCACCTGCGCTTCCGTTAACGAAGTCGTCTGCCATGGGTTTCCGCGCAACATTCCCTTGCGGGAAGGGGAGATCGTGACCATCGACATGGTCGCCGAGCTGGACGGCTGGATGGCGGATTCCGCCTGGACGTATCCGGTCGGGCGGGTCAACCCCGATATGGCCAGACTGCTGGAAGCGACGAAATTTGCGCTCTTTCAGGGAATCGCGCAAGCGACGTCCGGCAAGCGCCTCGGCGATATCGGCGCTGCCGTGCAGGCCGTGGCGGAACGCGAGAATTACGGCATCGTGGAGGCGTTCATCGGTCATGGCATCGGGCGGCGGATGCACGAGGATCCGCAGGTGCATCACACGGGCAAAGCCGGTACCGGCAGGAAGCTGCGGGAGGGCATGGTCATTACGGTCGAACCGATCTTCGTCACCGGCAAGCCGCATATTTCGGTCGATGCGGACGGCTGGACGGCCCGCACGTTCGACGGTTCCTGGGGGGCGCAATTCGAGCATACGATAGCGGTCACCGGCGACGGCCCCGTCGTTCTGACAGGATGA
- a CDS encoding long-chain-fatty-acid--CoA ligase, translating to MDQPQALPWLRNYPGEVAPEVEIPNLTLGDLLLQAAAKYPASEALHFFGKRTSYKELLAAAQRMAAGLQQAGIGKGDRVAIMLPNCPQTVISYFGVLLAGAVVVMTNPLYVERELEHQLKDSGAVAIVTLDLLYPRLARVRGDTPDEGPVPQLRKVIVTSIQDGLPFPKNMLYPIKQRRAGQSPNVPYGKNGVTRYVSFLSKAAKLPAEVHADPADIALLQYTGGTTGIAKGVMLTHRNMLANAHQCAAWFYRVQEGKERFLAALPLFHVFGLTVIMNLSVLKAGSILLLPRFELEAVLKTIRDEKPSIFPGAPTMYVALLNHPDVKKYDLSSIKVCVSGSSPLPLEVQTQFEQMTGGRLIEGYGLTEASPVTHTNPLWTKRKIGTIGLPLPGTLAKVVHAETGEEQPPGEIGELLIKGPQVMLGYWNKPEATANALQDGWLRTGDLAQIDRDGFFTIVDRIKDIIIAGGFNIYPREVEEVLYEHPGVRDAAVIGVKDAYRGETVKAFIVLRKDVSVSSMQLDRWCRERLAVFKVPHQYEFRTELPMTMIGKVLRRKLQEEEELAAAGNDEGGAAT from the coding sequence ATGGATCAACCGCAGGCTTTGCCCTGGCTTCGCAATTATCCCGGCGAGGTCGCCCCGGAAGTGGAAATCCCGAACCTCACCCTTGGCGATTTGCTGCTCCAGGCCGCCGCCAAATACCCCGCCAGCGAGGCGCTGCACTTCTTCGGCAAGCGGACCTCGTATAAGGAGCTGCTCGCCGCGGCTCAGCGGATGGCGGCGGGGCTTCAGCAGGCCGGAATCGGCAAAGGCGACCGCGTCGCCATCATGCTTCCGAACTGCCCGCAGACGGTCATCTCGTATTTCGGCGTCCTGCTCGCCGGGGCGGTCGTCGTCATGACGAACCCGCTCTACGTGGAGCGCGAGCTGGAGCATCAATTGAAGGACAGCGGCGCCGTCGCCATCGTGACCTTGGATTTGCTCTACCCCCGCCTCGCGCGGGTGCGCGGCGATACGCCTGACGAGGGGCCCGTTCCGCAGCTGCGGAAGGTGATCGTCACTTCCATTCAGGATGGGCTGCCCTTTCCGAAAAACATGCTCTACCCCATCAAGCAGCGCCGTGCGGGACAGTCTCCGAACGTGCCCTACGGCAAGAACGGGGTCACGCGCTATGTTTCGTTCCTGTCGAAAGCCGCCAAGCTGCCCGCCGAGGTCCATGCCGACCCGGCGGATATCGCGCTGCTGCAATATACGGGAGGCACGACCGGCATCGCCAAAGGCGTCATGCTGACGCACCGCAATATGCTCGCGAACGCGCATCAGTGCGCGGCTTGGTTTTACCGGGTGCAGGAAGGGAAAGAACGGTTCCTCGCGGCGCTGCCGCTGTTTCACGTGTTCGGATTGACGGTTATTATGAATCTGTCCGTGCTGAAGGCCGGTTCGATCCTGCTGCTGCCGCGCTTTGAACTTGAGGCCGTGCTCAAGACGATTCGCGACGAGAAACCATCGATCTTCCCCGGGGCGCCGACGATGTACGTCGCGCTGTTGAACCACCCCGACGTGAAGAAATACGACTTGTCGTCCATCAAAGTGTGCGTCAGCGGCTCTTCTCCCCTTCCGCTGGAGGTGCAGACGCAGTTCGAGCAGATGACCGGCGGACGGCTGATTGAAGGCTACGGGTTAACGGAAGCTTCGCCGGTGACGCATACGAATCCGTTGTGGACGAAACGGAAGATCGGCACGATCGGACTGCCGCTGCCCGGCACGCTGGCCAAAGTCGTCCATGCGGAAACCGGCGAAGAGCAGCCGCCGGGCGAGATTGGCGAGCTGTTGATCAAGGGCCCGCAGGTGATGCTGGGCTACTGGAACAAGCCTGAGGCGACGGCGAACGCGCTGCAGGACGGCTGGCTGCGGACCGGAGATTTGGCGCAGATCGACAGGGACGGATTTTTCACGATCGTGGACCGGATCAAGGACATCATCATCGCCGGCGGCTTCAACATCTACCCCCGCGAGGTGGAAGAGGTGCTGTATGAGCATCCCGGCGTCAGGGATGCGGCCGTTATCGGCGTGAAGGATGCGTACCGGGGAGAGACGGTCAAGGCGTTCATCGTGCTGCGCAAGGACGTAAGCGTCTCCTCCATGCAGCTGGACCGCTGGTGCAGGGAACGGCTGGCGGTGTTCAAAGTGCCGCATCAGTACGAATTCCGCACCGAGCTGCCGATGACGATGATCGGTAAAGTGCTGCGGCGCAAGCTGCAGGAAGAAGAAGAACTGGCCGCGGCCGGGAATGATGAAGGTGGCGCAGCGACATGA
- a CDS encoding SOS response-associated peptidase gives MCQAISITAASSELTERFELDNVLFHTSSRYEIQPTESISAIIHLKNERVLDEFRWGMVPYWAKDSVRMDSLQLFEKPIYDRIANKQRCVIPCNGFYVTRTEGKEVQRVKITMRSGTFAIAGLYDVFRPASGEEMRTCTMLMTKANGLIAPYQPQMPAILEQEDISDWLTRGACTPFKLKNMLRMMESVRMIAIPVSESGEAEMEFEAPRTEWV, from the coding sequence ATGTGCCAAGCGATTTCCATTACGGCCGCTTCATCCGAGCTGACGGAACGTTTCGAACTCGATAATGTCCTATTCCATACTTCGAGCCGCTACGAAATTCAACCCACGGAGTCGATTTCCGCGATTATTCACCTCAAGAACGAACGGGTGCTGGACGAATTCCGCTGGGGAATGGTACCGTATTGGGCCAAGGATTCCGTGCGCATGGACAGCTTGCAGCTGTTCGAAAAGCCGATCTACGATCGGATCGCGAACAAGCAGCGCTGCGTGATTCCGTGCAACGGCTTCTATGTCACCAGAACCGAGGGCAAAGAAGTGCAGCGGGTCAAAATCACGATGCGAAGCGGGACGTTTGCCATTGCCGGGCTCTACGACGTGTTCCGTCCGGCTTCCGGCGAGGAGATGCGCACCTGCACGATGCTCATGACCAAAGCGAACGGACTGATCGCTCCCTATCAGCCGCAAATGCCGGCTATTCTAGAGCAGGAGGACATTTCGGACTGGCTGACGCGCGGCGCCTGCACGCCGTTTAAGCTGAAAAACATGCTGAGAATGATGGAGTCGGTGCGCATGATCGCCATTCCGGTCTCGGAGTCCGGCGAAGCGGAAATGGAATTCGAAGCGCCGCGGACGGAATGGGTGTAG
- a CDS encoding ABC-F family ATP-binding cassette domain-containing protein, with protein sequence MHVLTIDHISKSYGEKILFQDVSFGVETGDKIGIIGVNGTGKSTFLQVVAGIEPPDSGSILVAGGTTVRMLSQDPQFDPEETVLEHVLGGDSAQMQAVRAYADALRDLELNSSDAALQERLVRANQRMDELEAWGIESDAKIALTKLGILNFDAKLGILSGGQRKRVAMAAALIQPADVLLLDEPTNHIDNESVAWLEGMLQKRKGALLMITHDRYFLDRVSNRTLELDKGRAYFYSANYSRFLELKLDREEREAASESKRQNLLRNELAWMRRGAQARSTKQQARIQRFEALSAQGPDRAAGKLEMSVASSRLGKKILEIENVRKSFEGRTVIEDFSYIAVPEDRVGIVGRNGLGKSTLLKLIAGKLDPDAGTVSLGPTVKLGVFSQEREEMDETLRVIDFIRETAEQVTTGDGSTITAGQMLERFLFPPVQQWTPIGKLSGGEKRRLQLLRVLMEAPNVLLLDEPTNDLDILTLTVLEDYLDEFPGVVFTVSHDRYFLDRIAERIFAFEGDGVIEQHVGNFSDYQAYASAHGVRSSAGESAAERKPAPAAAQAKQDAVQEPAKPTKMTYNEQKEFDTIDADIEKAETALQKVQERMEASASDSGLLQELLAEQAQLELKLEQLMDRWAYLNELAEQIAANKKK encoded by the coding sequence ATGCACGTATTGACGATTGATCATATTTCCAAGAGCTACGGCGAGAAAATATTGTTTCAAGACGTATCGTTCGGCGTGGAAACGGGCGATAAGATCGGCATCATCGGCGTAAACGGCACCGGGAAGTCGACGTTTCTTCAAGTCGTCGCAGGAATAGAGCCCCCTGATTCGGGCTCTATTCTCGTTGCCGGCGGCACGACGGTGCGGATGCTGTCGCAGGATCCCCAGTTCGATCCCGAGGAGACGGTGCTCGAGCATGTGCTCGGCGGCGATTCCGCGCAAATGCAGGCGGTCCGCGCTTACGCGGATGCACTGCGCGATCTCGAGTTGAATTCCAGCGACGCGGCGCTGCAGGAGCGGCTTGTTCGCGCCAACCAGCGGATGGATGAGCTGGAGGCTTGGGGCATCGAGAGCGATGCGAAGATCGCGCTGACGAAGCTCGGCATCTTGAATTTCGATGCCAAGCTCGGCATTCTCTCCGGCGGACAGCGCAAGCGCGTCGCCATGGCGGCGGCACTGATTCAGCCGGCAGACGTGCTGCTGCTGGACGAGCCGACCAACCATATCGACAACGAATCCGTCGCTTGGCTGGAAGGCATGCTGCAGAAGCGCAAGGGCGCGCTGCTGATGATTACGCATGACCGGTACTTCCTGGACCGCGTCAGCAACCGGACGCTGGAGCTCGACAAGGGCCGCGCGTATTTCTATTCCGCGAATTACAGCCGCTTCTTGGAACTGAAGCTGGACCGCGAGGAGCGGGAAGCGGCTTCGGAGTCGAAGCGCCAGAATCTGCTCCGCAATGAGCTGGCCTGGATGCGCCGCGGCGCGCAGGCGCGTTCGACGAAGCAGCAGGCGCGCATTCAACGGTTCGAGGCGCTGAGCGCGCAAGGGCCCGATCGGGCGGCAGGCAAGCTGGAGATGTCGGTTGCCTCGTCCAGACTCGGGAAGAAAATTCTCGAGATCGAGAACGTACGCAAATCGTTCGAAGGACGCACCGTCATCGAGGATTTCAGCTACATCGCGGTGCCGGAAGACCGCGTCGGCATCGTTGGCCGCAACGGCCTCGGCAAGTCGACGCTGCTGAAGCTGATCGCAGGCAAGCTGGATCCGGACGCGGGTACCGTCTCGCTCGGACCGACAGTCAAGCTCGGCGTGTTCTCGCAGGAGCGCGAGGAGATGGACGAGACGCTGCGCGTCATCGATTTCATCCGCGAAACCGCGGAGCAGGTGACGACGGGGGACGGTTCGACGATTACGGCGGGACAAATGCTGGAGCGGTTTCTGTTTCCGCCGGTGCAGCAGTGGACGCCGATCGGAAAGCTGTCCGGCGGCGAGAAACGGCGACTGCAGCTGCTGCGCGTCCTGATGGAAGCGCCGAACGTGCTGCTGCTGGATGAGCCTACGAATGATTTGGACATCTTGACGCTGACTGTGCTGGAAGATTATTTGGACGAATTCCCTGGCGTCGTCTTCACGGTATCCCATGATCGCTACTTCCTGGATCGGATTGCGGAGCGGATCTTCGCGTTCGAAGGCGATGGCGTCATCGAGCAGCATGTCGGCAACTTCTCGGATTATCAGGCTTACGCGTCGGCACACGGCGTTCGATCGTCGGCTGGCGAGAGCGCAGCCGAGCGCAAGCCTGCTCCGGCAGCGGCGCAGGCGAAGCAGGATGCGGTACAAGAGCCGGCCAAGCCGACCAAGATGACGTATAACGAGCAGAAGGAATTCGATACGATCGATGCCGATATCGAGAAGGCGGAGACCGCGCTCCAGAAGGTGCAGGAGCGGATGGAAGCGTCGGCCAGCGACTCCGGCCTGCTGCAGGAACTGCTCGCGGAGCAGGCGCAGCTGGAGCTGAAGCTGGAGCAGCTGATGGATCGTTGGGCTTACTTGAATGAGTTAGCGGAGCAGATCGCGGCGAATAAGAAGAAATAG
- a CDS encoding MATE family efflux transporter, whose amino-acid sequence MGASALDRNGLRSYSLWSLSWPIFIELFLATLLGTVDTLMVSRVSDDAVAVVGLSNQLFNGLNTLFMTITGGAGILVAQKLGSRNPEDARTIGIIAAKVTGCIGLGISALLFLLPDQIARLIQTPEELLPLAHTYISTAGCALAPFALSAAFSTVIRNTGNTRGPMLTAVVINLLHVLFNYGFIFGAFGFPKLGLHGVAISTLSCRIIMMLILAYMFVGAFERKVGIADIRLRDRKLFKEVLRIGWPLGVNSSCWMLSQMIIFVFLATLGAKELATRTYMNTLESFCFMLGFAIAMAVQIQIAHHFGAKKWQEAYRGAYKALYIGLAVVTVNAGLLALLGKWFLGFFTDDPDIIHMGVSLLALNMLLQPGKMMNMGFNSGLNAVGDTRFPMTTSLFSMWIVAVGLSYYFGLHLGWGLVAIYCCMIADEYVRGFLAFLRWRQRKVLKREEHAEWLRLMPAAAQSHGSSHAGAAAASAPKPARPLNV is encoded by the coding sequence ATGGGAGCATCTGCATTAGACAGGAACGGGCTTCGCTCGTATTCCTTGTGGTCATTGTCATGGCCGATCTTCATTGAATTATTTCTCGCCACGCTGCTCGGCACCGTGGATACGTTAATGGTGAGCCGGGTTTCCGACGACGCCGTCGCGGTCGTCGGGCTCTCGAATCAGCTGTTCAACGGGCTGAACACGCTGTTTATGACGATCACTGGCGGGGCAGGCATTCTCGTCGCCCAGAAGCTGGGGTCAAGGAATCCGGAAGACGCCCGCACGATCGGCATCATCGCGGCGAAAGTGACGGGCTGCATCGGTCTCGGGATCAGCGCGCTGCTCTTCCTGCTTCCAGACCAGATCGCGCGGCTGATTCAAACGCCGGAGGAGCTGCTCCCGCTGGCGCATACCTATATCTCCACCGCCGGCTGCGCGCTTGCGCCATTCGCCTTGTCGGCCGCGTTCAGCACCGTGATCCGCAATACGGGCAACACGCGCGGTCCGATGCTGACGGCCGTCGTCATCAATTTGCTGCACGTGCTGTTTAATTACGGCTTTATTTTCGGTGCGTTCGGATTTCCGAAGCTGGGCCTGCATGGCGTCGCGATCTCCACGCTCTCCTGCCGGATCATCATGATGCTCATTCTCGCTTACATGTTCGTCGGCGCCTTCGAGCGCAAGGTTGGAATCGCAGATATTCGGCTGCGCGACCGGAAGCTCTTCAAGGAAGTGCTCCGCATCGGCTGGCCGCTTGGCGTCAATTCATCCTGCTGGATGCTCTCGCAAATGATCATCTTCGTGTTTCTGGCTACTTTGGGTGCGAAAGAGCTCGCGACCCGAACGTACATGAACACGCTCGAATCGTTCTGTTTCATGCTCGGTTTTGCGATCGCCATGGCCGTGCAAATCCAGATCGCCCACCATTTCGGCGCGAAGAAGTGGCAAGAAGCCTACCGCGGCGCCTACAAAGCGCTCTATATCGGGCTTGCCGTCGTCACTGTCAATGCAGGGCTGCTCGCTCTGCTCGGCAAATGGTTTCTCGGCTTCTTCACGGACGATCCCGACATAATTCATATGGGCGTCTCCTTGCTCGCGCTCAACATGCTCCTGCAGCCCGGTAAAATGATGAACATGGGTTTCAACTCCGGCTTGAACGCGGTCGGCGACACGCGTTTCCCGATGACGACCTCCCTGTTCTCCATGTGGATCGTGGCTGTCGGCCTGTCCTATTATTTCGGCCTTCACCTGGGCTGGGGACTCGTAGCCATCTACTGCTGCATGATCGCCGACGAGTATGTGCGCGGTTTTCTTGCTTTCCTTCGCTGGCGGCAGCGAAAGGTGCTGAAACGCGAGGAACACGCGGAGTGGCTGCGGCTTATGCCAGCTGCCGCGCAGTCGCATGGCAGTTCGCACGCCGGAGCCGCGGCGGCTTCGGCGCCGAAACCGGCCCGGCCGCTGAACGTGTAA
- a CDS encoding PaaI family thioesterase yields MMEGEQDRSRSQEAKARLEALEAAARPTFWGYLGCELVSAGEDRAVIALQVRPEHLNLAGIVHGGVLASLLDNAMGLVAILACPGERTVTTGLNVHYLLPSSEGLLTCEAALIFRSRRTLTLEGRIADNKGELLVWGSGTFRRVT; encoded by the coding sequence ATGATGGAAGGCGAGCAAGACCGTTCGCGCTCGCAGGAGGCCAAAGCGCGGCTTGAGGCGCTGGAAGCGGCCGCCCGGCCGACTTTCTGGGGCTACCTCGGCTGCGAGCTGGTGTCCGCAGGGGAGGACCGGGCGGTCATCGCGCTGCAGGTCAGGCCGGAGCATCTGAATCTGGCCGGCATCGTCCACGGAGGCGTGCTGGCTTCCCTGCTCGACAATGCGATGGGGCTGGTTGCGATCCTCGCCTGCCCGGGAGAACGGACGGTAACGACGGGGCTGAACGTTCATTATTTGCTGCCCTCGTCCGAGGGACTGCTGACCTGTGAAGCGGCGCTCATATTTCGCTCGAGAAGAACACTTACATTAGAAGGGCGAATTGCCGATAATAAAGGTGAGCTTCTTGTATGGGGAAGCGGAACGTTCCGCAGAGTAACTTGA
- a CDS encoding helix-turn-helix transcriptional regulator, with amino-acid sequence MFDIFDIRQERGMLGIEQKSLGSDSLALIWIRFGQTSYRVAGQTMQLRKNDLLLIPSGLPVAELYGAGSIRESVVVRFSPADSATVRLLPILSRRTPLRWVTHMPELLLEKLLYIVEQWTARDRYFSIMCAALLTELMVTVSREYDEGEKAPSSIHHIEVMKRYIDDHYRGKITKIELGACIGVSPNYAASLFRKVTGMTISDYVHRRRMKTAVYMLRHSQLTVQDISEHLGYSDPSYFNRIFKRITAKLPSDVIAERSDRD; translated from the coding sequence ATGTTCGACATCTTCGATATCCGCCAAGAGCGCGGCATGCTCGGGATCGAACAGAAATCCTTAGGCAGCGACAGCCTTGCGCTGATCTGGATCCGATTCGGCCAGACCAGTTACCGCGTCGCGGGCCAGACGATGCAGCTTCGCAAGAACGATCTGCTGCTCATCCCCTCCGGCTTGCCGGTCGCAGAACTGTATGGCGCCGGCAGCATCCGCGAAAGCGTCGTCGTCCGCTTCAGTCCGGCCGATTCCGCCACCGTGCGCTTGCTCCCCATTCTCTCGAGGCGCACGCCGCTTCGCTGGGTCACGCATATGCCGGAGCTGCTGCTGGAGAAGCTGCTCTATATCGTCGAGCAGTGGACGGCCAGAGACCGCTACTTCTCCATCATGTGCGCCGCGCTGCTCACCGAGCTGATGGTGACGGTCAGCCGGGAATACGACGAGGGCGAGAAGGCGCCGTCTTCCATTCACCATATCGAAGTCATGAAGCGCTACATCGACGATCATTACCGCGGCAAAATCACCAAGATCGAGCTCGGCGCCTGCATCGGCGTCAGTCCCAACTATGCCGCTTCCTTGTTCCGCAAAGTGACGGGCATGACGATCAGCGATTACGTGCACCGCCGGAGAATGAAGACCGCGGTCTATATGCTCCGCCACTCGCAGCTGACCGTGCAGGACATTTCCGAGCATCTGGGCTACAGCGACCCGTCGTATTTCAACCGGATTTTCAAACGCATCACGGCGAAGCTGCCTTCCGACGTGATCGCGGAGCGGTCGGACCGCGATTGA
- a CDS encoding carbon-nitrogen hydrolase family protein, translating into MRIGLAQTRFPSSLKDGMAAVRKMIESGAEQQCDLLCFPESILPGLRGVGYGVEAYDHRRMTESLDEVCELARLNRVAVILPTEWLDERGMHLAAFVISAEGKVLGYQTKNQIDPDEDQFGYLPGQGRQLFEIGDVKFGIVICHEGWRYPETVRWAALREASIVFHPQFTGEVEQPAFYEGAMLCRSQENNIFFASVNYALPVQGSPTALISPSGKRLRAAESGTEQLIVCDIDPSEASGLLASRLRPELLL; encoded by the coding sequence ATGCGAATTGGATTAGCTCAAACTCGATTTCCATCCAGCTTGAAGGATGGGATGGCAGCCGTGCGGAAGATGATTGAATCCGGAGCCGAGCAGCAATGCGACCTTCTCTGCTTCCCGGAATCTATTCTTCCCGGGCTGCGAGGCGTCGGCTATGGGGTCGAAGCGTATGATCATCGGCGGATGACGGAATCTCTGGATGAAGTCTGCGAGCTTGCCCGGCTGAACCGCGTAGCGGTTATTTTGCCGACGGAGTGGTTGGATGAACGCGGTATGCATCTCGCGGCCTTCGTCATCTCGGCCGAGGGGAAGGTGCTGGGTTACCAGACCAAGAACCAAATCGATCCCGATGAAGATCAATTCGGGTACCTACCTGGACAAGGACGTCAATTGTTCGAGATCGGGGACGTGAAATTCGGCATCGTTATTTGTCATGAGGGCTGGAGGTATCCGGAGACGGTCAGGTGGGCGGCGCTTCGCGAAGCGAGCATCGTCTTTCACCCGCAATTCACCGGAGAGGTGGAGCAGCCGGCGTTCTATGAAGGCGCGATGCTTTGCCGGAGTCAGGAAAACAACATATTCTTCGCCAGCGTCAATTACGCGCTGCCTGTCCAAGGCAGTCCGACAGCGCTTATCTCTCCTTCGGGGAAACGATTGCGCGCAGCCGAGTCCGGTACGGAGCAGCTGATCGTTTGCGATATCGATCCGAGCGAAGCCAGCGGCTTGTTGGCCAGCCGTCTGCGCCCGGAGCTTCTCCTGTAG
- a CDS encoding AraC family transcriptional regulator: protein MKETANETEALRAPAPFSRGERLLPYASLIDNPMPVYVNRVHESFDLRMHAHDFIEICLVAEGSGFHYLDTEQMAVTRGDLFFIPIGISHVFRPAAKGQPLVLYNCILTAEQLNSLLLAVQAEPGLVSFFNERGAGKAWFHLHDRGEEAQRLFRRLHREFSDRRPGSAAALCALTVELLVQLYRQQIEGPERAPSDPEMPAASMQELLAYIGANCSAELLAGDMAAKLGIGERQFQRSFKRATGVTFLDFVQSARIDIGCRLLLETTDKISAIAARSGYQDTKFFNRLFKKKTGVTPRQYRASLNLPQPPRLPAQTGQELD from the coding sequence ATGAAAGAAACCGCGAACGAAACGGAGGCTCTCCGCGCTCCCGCGCCTTTTTCCAGGGGGGAACGGCTGCTGCCTTACGCCTCTCTGATCGATAACCCGATGCCGGTCTACGTCAACCGCGTCCATGAATCGTTCGACCTTCGCATGCATGCGCATGATTTCATCGAAATTTGCCTCGTGGCCGAGGGCTCGGGCTTTCACTATTTGGATACGGAACAAATGGCCGTCACGCGCGGCGACCTGTTCTTCATTCCCATCGGCATCTCCCATGTCTTCCGTCCGGCGGCGAAAGGGCAGCCGCTCGTTCTATACAATTGCATCCTTACGGCCGAACAACTGAACAGCCTGCTGCTGGCCGTGCAGGCCGAGCCCGGGCTCGTATCCTTCTTCAATGAAAGAGGCGCAGGCAAAGCCTGGTTTCACCTCCATGATCGCGGCGAAGAAGCACAGCGCTTGTTCCGCCGGCTGCACCGTGAATTCTCGGACCGGCGGCCGGGATCGGCCGCCGCGCTATGCGCCTTGACGGTCGAGCTGCTCGTTCAGCTGTACCGGCAGCAAATCGAAGGTCCCGAGCGAGCGCCATCGGACCCGGAAATGCCCGCCGCCTCCATGCAGGAGCTGCTTGCCTATATAGGCGCCAACTGTTCCGCGGAGCTGCTAGCGGGCGATATGGCGGCAAAGCTGGGTATCGGCGAGCGCCAGTTTCAACGCAGCTTCAAGCGAGCGACCGGCGTCACGTTCCTCGACTTCGTGCAAAGCGCCCGGATCGATATCGGCTGCCGGCTGCTTCTCGAGACGACGGACAAAATCAGCGCGATCGCAGCCCGCTCCGGCTACCAGGACACGAAATTTTTCAATCGGCTGTTCAAGAAGAAGACCGGCGTCACGCCTCGCCAATACCGGGCGTCCTTGAATCTTCCCCAGCCTCCCCGCCTGCCCGCGCAGACAGGACAAGAGCTCGACTAA